The genomic stretch GTTCAGCCTTGGCGCCCGCGAGGTCGAACGGATAGTAGACGGTCGACTTGCGGTCATAGAAGCTGGTGCCCGAGGAGAAACCGCCGGGATAGATGGCGGTGAACGGCCCCTTGACCAGGGAGTCGCCCAGCGCCTTGCGGTCCAGCGCCATGGTGACGGCCTTGCGGAAATCCTCGTTGCGGTTCAGTTCGCGGACGGCCTGGCTGCGCTCGTCCGGATTGCCCCAGCCATTGGCGGAGAAATTCATGCGCAGATTGTAGCCGATGAGGCGTGGACCGAAGGCGAGCCGTGCCGGCGCGTTCGCTTCAGCGGCGCGCTTCAGCGAGGCGACGAAGTTTTCCGGCTGCTCGAGGTTGGAGAAGTCACCGGAGCCGGCAACCGCCTGGACGTCGCGGTCGGCCCAGGTCGACAGCTTGTACTGCAGCTCGTTGAGGTAAGGCAGCTGATTGCCCTTCTCGTCGACCTTCCAATAGTAGGGATTGCGGCGCATCACGATGATGTCGTCCGGCCGGTATTCGACCGGTACCCAGGCGCCCATCACCGGCATGTTCATATATTCCGGCGGGAAGGCGTTCTTGAACTGGTCGTAGGTGTTCTTCGAGTATTTGGGATGCTGCGGTTTCAATATGTGCGCCGGGCCGGGGCAGAACGTGCCGTAGGCCATGGCGTAGAGATACTGTTTCGGGAAGGCGTCCTTGAAGGTCCACTCGACGGTGTAGTCGTCGATCTTCTTCAGCGTCGTGCCGACGCCGAAGGTTTCCGGTGTGGCGCCATTGAGCGGCGAGACGTTCGGGTCGACCACCTCGTCATCCCAGTAGAACATGACGTCGTCGGCGTTGAAGGCCACGCCATCGGACCATTTTGCGCCTTCGACAAGATGCATGGTCAGCTTGTGACCGTCCTTCGACCAGTCCCAGCTTTTGGCGAGGTTCGGCAGCGGCTCGGTGTCCTTGGCCTCGACCTGGAACAGCGGCGCCGTGCGCGTCAGGCATTCGGAGAGGCCGATATCGATGCCGCCCCAGCCTTGCGTCTGGCCGGCGCCATAATTCCAGCCCTCGGGACGGCCGCCGATGACATGGCGCATGGTGTCGCCATAGACGCCGACACCGTCAGGCATGTTGGCCGTCTTGAAGACCAGCGGCTCCTTCGGCAACCTGTCCTTCACCGGCGGCAGCTTGCCGGTCTTGACGTATTTTTCAGTCACCCAATCCGGCTCGTGATATTCGGGCAGGGCCTTGAACTCCAGGATGGAGTCACGCGCCACGTATTTGATCTTGCCCTCGGCCGGAAAGGTCGCCGGCACCGGCGGGACTGTCGGCTCTGAAGCGAAAGCGTTGAGTGCCGGAACAGAGACGCTCAGCGCCAGTCCGGCGGCAATGCCAATGCTGCGTAGGTTTCTCATAATCTCCTCCCTCATGTTCAGACGTTTTCTGCTGCTCGTCTTCTGCCCGGAATGCTGACTGCGGTGGACCTGCCTCCCGTGGATCCGCCGCACCCGGGCTTTTCAACCGGCTTGTTTCAGCGCGGCTTTCTCGGCGCGCAATTCCTCGATCGAACGCACGTTTCGCCGTGCGGCGCCCGCCCATTCGCGGGTCTTGACCGCGGATTTCGACAGCCGCTCCCTGGCGGCAGGAACCGCATGCGCATATTGCGGCAGCCATTGAGCCTGGGCGACGACCATTTCGTCCACCATCTGCCAGACTTCCTCCGGCGTCGACACCGCACCGACCAGCGGGTCATGCAGCACGGCCAGTTTCAAGAGATCGATGTCGCCCGATACCGCGGCATGGACCGACATGCGCTGGACGTTGATCGAGGCCATGCAGGTGGCCGCGCAGGCTTCCGGCAGCGTGATGCCGGCAGCCATGTTGATGCCGAAACGGTCGACAAAGCCGGGCGATTCGATGATGGCGTCCTGCGGCAAATTGGTGATCACGCCATTGTTCCTGACGTTGAAGTGGCCGCGATAGACGCGGTTGGTCTCCAGCGCCTCGAGAATATGACTGGCATGTTCGTTGGAGCGATTGGCCGGATCGATCGGTTTCGACGCCGCGTCGAGGAATTGCGGATATTCCGTCTCGAACCAGTTGCGGGTTTCGGTGGAGTAGCGGAGATAGCCGCCGGTCTCGCCATGGATCCAGTCAGACATATCGATCCAGCGGGTGATCTCGTCTGGCCGCTTGCGGTACCAGGGCAGATATTCGGAGAGATGACCGTTGCTCTCGGTCGAATAGACGCCGAAGCGCTTCAAGACATCGATGCGCAGCTTTTCCTGCTGGGAATAGACCGGATGCGCCTCGAAGGCCGCAACCAGTTCATCCTTGCCGATCTTGCGGCCGTTCAGCCGCAGATCGATGAACCAGGTCTGGTGGTTGATGCCGGAACAGACATAATCGAGCTCGTGCCTGGACTTCGCACCCAGCACCTCGGCGATCTGCTCGGCGCCGTGCTGGACGCCGTGGCAGAGGCCGACCGTGTCGACCTTGCCATACTCGATCGCCGCCCAGGTGTTCATGGCCATAGGGTTGGCGTAGTTGAGGAATTTGGCCCCCGTCGCGGCGACCTCGCGTATGTCCTTGCAGAAGTCGAGGATCACCGGGATGTTGCGCTGGCCATAGAGGATGCCGCCGGCGCAGATCGTATCGCCGACGCACTGGTCGATGCCATATTTCAGCGGAATACGGATGTCGTCGGCGTAGGCCTCCAGGCCGCCGACCCGCACGCAGCTGATGATATAGCGCGCGCCTTCGAGCGCCTTGCGGCGATCGGTTGTCGCCGTCACCCGGGTTGGCAACCCGTTCGCCTCGACGACCTTGTCGAGGATAGCCTTGATCATCCCGAGATTGTGCTCGCTGAGGTCGGTCAGCGCGAATTCGATATCCCTGAATTCGGGTACGCACAGGATGTCGGTGAACAGTTTCTTGGTGAATCCGACGCTGCCGGCGCCGATGATAGCGATTTTGAAACTCATCAGCTGCACCTCATCCTATTCCAATGACAGGTCGGGAATGACAGGGATGGGTTGCAGCCGCATGCCGTGGCATGTGTGCACGACAAGCCGGATTCCGGCCTGCCACCTCCCTGTCCGCTCCTCGCCTGCGGATCTCTCTCGCTTTTCGAGGGGGAGTATGCCCTTATTCACGAGCGCGACCAGAGAAGGATTATGCTTTCAAGGGTAATTTTGTGCTACGAGATTTGATCGCCAACGGACAGTCGATGCGCACGATCTCGCTGCCGCGCGGCCGGCAGCGCCTGCATGCCATGCCGACAAGCACCGGCTACGAGGTGCGCGAGGACGAGATCTATGACTGGGACGGGCGCAGGCGCGGCCAGACGCCGTTCACCGTGCTCCAGCACACCATCAGCGGCACCGGCCGGCTGCGCTACGAGAACCGCAACTACCGCCTGCAAGAGAATGACACGCTGCTGGTGCTGGTGCCGCACAACCACCGCTACTGGCTGGCGAGCGACGAGCGCTGGGAATATTTCTGGATCTCGATGAACGGCGAGGAGGCGCTGCGCATCCACAAGTCGATCCTCAGCATCTCCGGTCCGGTGTTCCGGCTGCAGCCGGCGACAATCGATCATCTTGCCGATTGCAGCCTGCGCCTCATCAAGGGGGCGGCCTCACCGGGTGCCGCGTCCGCTATCGCCTACGAGGCGGCGATGGCGCTCTACGACGATGTCTTCGGCTCGCATGCCTTTGCAGAGAAACTCAGCGCCATGCAGCCGGTCATCGATCATATCAACGCCAATCTCGACAAGCCGCTGCCGGTTGCGGACCTCGTCCAGATCAGTGGCCTCAGCCGGGCCCATTTCTCGCGCTGCTTCGCGGAGAGCGAAGGTCTGCCGCCCGCCGAGTTCGTGCTGCAGCAGCGCCTGCAGCGGGCGGCGAAGCTGTTGACCAAGGCGGACTTCCTGCCGGTGAAGGAAGTCGCCATCCTGTGCGGCTTCGAGGATGCGAACTATTTTTCGAAGGTCTTTCGCCGCCTCTACGGCACCACGCCCAGCCAGTTCCGTACCACCGGCATGTATGCCAGTCTGCGAACCCCGACCAGGGGCGGCGTCAGGGTGTCTGATAACGAGACCTGACGCCGCTTCGGGCCTGCATTGTCAGGCCGCGTGCAGGCTGCCGCCATCCAGCCACTCGAGATCATCAGGCGAAAGCGCGATGTCCAGCGCCCGCAGGCTGTCTTCCAACTCGCCCAGCGTGCGCGGCCCGATCAGCGGAACCGACGGGAAAGGCTGGTTGAGCACATAGGCCAGGGCAACGTGGATCGGGCTCTTGCGGAGTCGAGCGGCGAGATCGATGGCGCGGTCGCGGCGGCCGAAATTGCGCTCCGAATACCAGACCCGAACCAGTTCCTCGCTGTCGCGCCGGTCGCGCCCGGCGCGGTCGGTGAAGAAGCCGCGTCCCTGGCTCGACCAGGCGAAATTCGGCATCTGCCTGGATGTCAGCCAGGCCTTCCAGTCGTCGGTGGACGAAGCCACACAACCCGCCCAGATCGGCTCCAGCATTTCTGCCAGCGAAAAATTGTTGGAGAGCGCGCCGGGCTTCTGCTTGCCGGTGCGCTCGGCATAGGCAATCGCCTCGTCCATGCGCTGCATCGTCCAGTTCGAGCCGCCGAACGGGCCGCGGATGCGGCCTGCCTTCACCTCACGGTCCATGGCATCGACGAACTCGCCGACCGGCACGTCCGGATTGTCGCGGTGCATGAAATAGACGTCGACATGGTCCGTCTGCAGGCGGTCGAGCGATTGGGCAAGCTGCTTGCCGATCACGTCGGGATAGCAGAGCGGCGAATGCGCGCCCTTGGCGATGATCACAGACTGCTCGCGCACGCCGCGGTTCTGCAACCACTGGCCAAGCAGCGTCTCGGTGTAGCCGCCACCGTAGACATAGCCGGTGTCGAACAGATTGCCGCCGGCCTCGAAGAAGGCATCGAGCAGGATCGAGCCCGAGGAGAAGGTGCGGAAATCCTCGAAGCCGAGCGCCACCACCGATGCCGGCTTCGCCAGGCCCGGAATGGCGCGCTTGCCGATCGCCGTTCCGCCAGACCGCAGAGGCCGGCCGGAGATGGTGCCGGTGCGCAGCGGGGCCTTTTCGATCTCATATTCCAGCCCGACGGCAGCGCGCCATCCGTCAAGCACGCGCAAGGTGCCGAGACTGTCGGCCCAATCCATGCCCGGCCAGGCGAATTCCTGCCGTCCGGCGAGGATCGCCTCGCCGGCGCCGTCGACCTCGAATGAATAGACATGGCGTTTTTCGTCGACGCTGATTGTCTCGCGCGAACCGTCGGCGCCGATCACATCGATCCGGCCGAGGCCGACATCGCGATTTCCCCCGGCGAACCAGAAGTCCGGCACTTCGATGCGGCCCTTGGTGCCGAGGACGCGCAACACATTGTCCTGGTTCAGCGAGATGCTGCAGGAGACTTCGGCGACGATGCCGCCGGCAAAGTGCAACAGCGCCGAGGCCCATTCGTCGACGCCGGACTGGCCAAGGTGGGCTGTACCAACCACCTTGTCGGGCTCGGCAAAGGGGAGGCCCGCCGCCGCCCCGGCAATCAGCCGCACCATCGAGACGGTATAGCCGCCGACGTCCAGTATGCCGCCGCCGGCGGAATCGTTGGCGTAGAGCCGGTGCTGCGGCATGAAGCCCGGCATGGCAAAGCCGAAGCTCGACTTGATCATCCGGACCTCGCCGATGACGCCGGACTTGATCAATTCCACCAGCTTCAACGTCTGCGGGTGCAGCCGGTACATGAAGGCTTCGCCGAGAAAGGTGCCGGCCTTGCGCGCGGCATGGAACATGGCGTCGGCCTCGAAGGCGGTCAGCGCCAGCGGCTTTTCGCACAGCACATGCTTGCCCGCTTCCGCCGCCCGGATCGCCCATTGCGCATGGCCGGGATGCGGGATCGCGATGTAGACGGCATCGATGTCGGAATCGGCAAGCAGCGCTTCATAGCCGTGGACAATACGGGCGCCGGGAAATTTCTCGGCGAGGCCCGGCTTGGCGGGATCGCGTGCGCCGATGGCGACCAGTTTTCCGGTGCGCGAAGCGGCCACGCCGCCGGCGAAGGCCTGGGCGATGCTGCCCGGGCCGAGAATGCCCCAGCGAATGGGCGTGGTTGCGGTCATTGTCATTCTCCTTGAAGGCTGGGAGGGGGCGGCCGGTCAGCGCAGCCGTAGCCCATTTTCGTCGAACAGGTAGGATTTGCGGATGGAAACGGTGACCTCGGCGGTGGTGGGGACCTTCGCCGCGTCGCGCTGGATCACCACGTCTTCGCCATGGGCCGTTCGGGCGTAGAGAAAGCTCGTGCCGCCCAGGTGCTCGACCACGTCGATGGCAACGACAAGGTCGGTGTCACCCTCCCCGGCGCCGCCGAAATGCTCGGGCCGCACGCCGACGATGACCTTGCTGCCCGCATCGGGCGCAGCGCCTGTCAAAGGCTGGGTGATACGGGTCTTCTCCTCGCCCGCCAGCTCGACCACGACCCCACGCGCATCGTGCCCGACAACATGTGCCTTGATGAAGTTCATCTTCGGCGAGCCGACAAAGCCGGCCACGAACAGATTGTCGGGATCGTCATAGAGATCGAGCGGCCGGCCGATCTGCTCGATATGGCCGGCGCGCAGCACGACGATGCGGTCGGCGAGCGTCATCGCCTCGGTCTGGTCGTGCGTGACGTAGACCATCGTCGCGCCGAGTTCCTTGTGCAGGCGCGAGATCTCGACCCGCATCTGGACGCGCAGTTCGGCATCGAGATTGGAGAGCGGCTCGTCGAACAGGAACACTTGCGGCTCGCGCACGATGGCGCGGCCGATGGCGACGCGCTGGCGCTGGCCGCCGGAGAGTTTCTTCGGGCGCCGGTCCATCAATTCGCTGATGCGCAGGATCTCGGCCGCACGCTTCACCCGCCGGTCGGTGTCGGCCTTGGGGTTGCCGGTCATGCGCAGGCCGAAAGACAGATTCTGCTCCACGCTCATATGCGGATAGAGCGCATAGGACTGGAAGACCATGGCGATGCCGCGGTCGGCGGGCTCGACATCGTTGACCAGCTTGCCGCCGATGGCAATCTG from Mesorhizobium sp. 113-3-3 encodes the following:
- a CDS encoding ABC transporter substrate-binding protein, with the translated sequence MRNLRSIGIAAGLALSVSVPALNAFASEPTVPPVPATFPAEGKIKYVARDSILEFKALPEYHEPDWVTEKYVKTGKLPPVKDRLPKEPLVFKTANMPDGVGVYGDTMRHVIGGRPEGWNYGAGQTQGWGGIDIGLSECLTRTAPLFQVEAKDTEPLPNLAKSWDWSKDGHKLTMHLVEGAKWSDGVAFNADDVMFYWDDEVVDPNVSPLNGATPETFGVGTTLKKIDDYTVEWTFKDAFPKQYLYAMAYGTFCPGPAHILKPQHPKYSKNTYDQFKNAFPPEYMNMPVMGAWVPVEYRPDDIIVMRRNPYYWKVDEKGNQLPYLNELQYKLSTWADRDVQAVAGSGDFSNLEQPENFVASLKRAAEANAPARLAFGPRLIGYNLRMNFSANGWGNPDERSQAVRELNRNEDFRKAVTMALDRKALGDSLVKGPFTAIYPGGFSSGTSFYDRKSTVYYPFDLAGAKAELAKAGLKDTDGDGFVNFPAGTAGGKNVEIVMLVNNDYGTDKSLAEGVVAQMEKLGLRVVLKGLNGTQRDASQYSGRFDWLIRRNDQELTSVVQNTEQLAPVGPKTSWNHRAPESGEVDLMPFEKDLVDIVNKFVASEDNDKRASLMKEFQKISTEHVYNVGLTEYPGALIVNKRFSNIPQGTPIFMFNWAEDSIVRERVFVAADKQAKYELFPQELPGKPGDKGPM
- a CDS encoding aldo/keto reductase — encoded protein: MTATTPIRWGILGPGSIAQAFAGGVAASRTGKLVAIGARDPAKPGLAEKFPGARIVHGYEALLADSDIDAVYIAIPHPGHAQWAIRAAEAGKHVLCEKPLALTAFEADAMFHAARKAGTFLGEAFMYRLHPQTLKLVELIKSGVIGEVRMIKSSFGFAMPGFMPQHRLYANDSAGGGILDVGGYTVSMVRLIAGAAAGLPFAEPDKVVGTAHLGQSGVDEWASALLHFAGGIVAEVSCSISLNQDNVLRVLGTKGRIEVPDFWFAGGNRDVGLGRIDVIGADGSRETISVDEKRHVYSFEVDGAGEAILAGRQEFAWPGMDWADSLGTLRVLDGWRAAVGLEYEIEKAPLRTGTISGRPLRSGGTAIGKRAIPGLAKPASVVALGFEDFRTFSSGSILLDAFFEAGGNLFDTGYVYGGGYTETLLGQWLQNRGVREQSVIIAKGAHSPLCYPDVIGKQLAQSLDRLQTDHVDVYFMHRDNPDVPVGEFVDAMDREVKAGRIRGPFGGSNWTMQRMDEAIAYAERTGKQKPGALSNNFSLAEMLEPIWAGCVASSTDDWKAWLTSRQMPNFAWSSQGRGFFTDRAGRDRRDSEELVRVWYSERNFGRRDRAIDLAARLRKSPIHVALAYVLNQPFPSVPLIGPRTLGELEDSLRALDIALSPDDLEWLDGGSLHAA
- a CDS encoding AraC family transcriptional regulator translates to MCARQAGFRPATSLSAPRLRISLAFRGGVCPYSRARPEKDYAFKGNFVLRDLIANGQSMRTISLPRGRQRLHAMPTSTGYEVREDEIYDWDGRRRGQTPFTVLQHTISGTGRLRYENRNYRLQENDTLLVLVPHNHRYWLASDERWEYFWISMNGEEALRIHKSILSISGPVFRLQPATIDHLADCSLRLIKGAASPGAASAIAYEAAMALYDDVFGSHAFAEKLSAMQPVIDHINANLDKPLPVADLVQISGLSRAHFSRCFAESEGLPPAEFVLQQRLQRAAKLLTKADFLPVKEVAILCGFEDANYFSKVFRRLYGTTPSQFRTTGMYASLRTPTRGGVRVSDNET
- the melA gene encoding alpha-glucosidase/alpha-galactosidase encodes the protein MSFKIAIIGAGSVGFTKKLFTDILCVPEFRDIEFALTDLSEHNLGMIKAILDKVVEANGLPTRVTATTDRRKALEGARYIISCVRVGGLEAYADDIRIPLKYGIDQCVGDTICAGGILYGQRNIPVILDFCKDIREVAATGAKFLNYANPMAMNTWAAIEYGKVDTVGLCHGVQHGAEQIAEVLGAKSRHELDYVCSGINHQTWFIDLRLNGRKIGKDELVAAFEAHPVYSQQEKLRIDVLKRFGVYSTESNGHLSEYLPWYRKRPDEITRWIDMSDWIHGETGGYLRYSTETRNWFETEYPQFLDAASKPIDPANRSNEHASHILEALETNRVYRGHFNVRNNGVITNLPQDAIIESPGFVDRFGINMAAGITLPEACAATCMASINVQRMSVHAAVSGDIDLLKLAVLHDPLVGAVSTPEEVWQMVDEMVVAQAQWLPQYAHAVPAARERLSKSAVKTREWAGAARRNVRSIEELRAEKAALKQAG
- a CDS encoding ABC transporter ATP-binding protein; this encodes MATVTLSNVVKRFGAFEVVHGANIDIKDGEFVVFVGPSGCGKSTLLRMIAGLEDISGGQIAIGGKLVNDVEPADRGIAMVFQSYALYPHMSVEQNLSFGLRMTGNPKADTDRRVKRAAEILRISELMDRRPKKLSGGQRQRVAIGRAIVREPQVFLFDEPLSNLDAELRVQMRVEISRLHKELGATMVYVTHDQTEAMTLADRIVVLRAGHIEQIGRPLDLYDDPDNLFVAGFVGSPKMNFIKAHVVGHDARGVVVELAGEEKTRITQPLTGAAPDAGSKVIVGVRPEHFGGAGEGDTDLVVAIDVVEHLGGTSFLYARTAHGEDVVIQRDAAKVPTTAEVTVSIRKSYLFDENGLRLR